Proteins from a single region of Mytilus trossulus isolate FHL-02 chromosome 2, PNRI_Mtr1.1.1.hap1, whole genome shotgun sequence:
- the LOC134705672 gene encoding uncharacterized protein LOC134705672 codes for MKVFLPIVSKRRWKFWLQFQKNSNDLMDTGIINVDINFGEQKDDALKKSPYHESDSGVSIMSSPQHSIISDFEDDISFKALSPPCFENFDNLLDTELSNYLASETDSNDATDLEVASIVSVSPVIPSYSAEYDRQVSNTSQDSDNDCQKRVPSKTTVAKPNPVITSDTKNNKFSTLPAVKVIKVITAPRTTSRFQIDKEIIEAIDEKNQKNAKQAKMNREKKKAYIKNLEDEVGSLQSENANLNDKMGKLEHHKNALEEEVEYLKSVLANQSTLSNLLKNIPNANVKLTSSFRERKRSAAHDHDYQGKSKHCKKSKSAGVCLHVENENVSLEFCASCSRNAQGSSS; via the exons ATGAAGGTATTTTTGCCGATCGTCAGCAAACGTAGGTG GAAATTTTGGTTACAGTTTCAGAAAAATTCAA ATGACCTAATGGACACCGGCATCATCAATGTGGACATCAACTTTGGTGAACAGAAAGATGATGCATTGAAGAAATCACCATACCACGAATCAGACAGTGGGGTTAGTATTATGAGTAGTCCACAGCATTCAATAATATCTGACTTTGAAGATGACATTTCTTTCAAAGCTCTGTCCCCTCCGtgctttgaaaattttgacaatcTGTTGGACACCGAACTATCTAATTACTTAGCTAGTGAAACTGACAGTAATGATGCTACTGATTTGGAAGTAGCAAGCATTGTGTCTGTTTCACCAGTTATTCCAAGTTATTCAGCCGAATATGACCGTCAAGTGTCAAATACCTCCCAGGATTCAGATAACGATTGCCAGAAGCGAGTTCCTTCCAAAACAACTGTAGCAAAGCCAAATCCAGTTATCACCAGtgacacaaaaaataacaagttcTCTACTTTACCAGCTGTTAAAGTGATCAAAGTAATAACTGCGCCAAGGACAACATCAAGGTTTCAGATAGATAAAGAGATCATTGAAGCCATTGATGAGAAAAACCAGAAAAATGCGAAACAAGCCAAAATGAATCGTGAAAAGAAAAAGGCATATATTAAGAATCTAGAAGATGAAGTTGGTTCATTACAATCTGAAAATGccaatttaaatgacaaaatggGTAAGCTGGAGCATCACAAAAATGCTCTTGAGGAAGAAGTAGAATATCTTAAAAGTGTTCTAGCGAATCAAAGTACATTGTCAAACTTGCTCAAAAACATTCCAAATGCCAATGTCAAACTAACAAGTTCTTTTAGGGAACGCAAAAGAAGTGCTGCACATGACCATGACTATCAAGGGAAATCTAAACATTGCAAGAAATCAAAATCTGCAGGAGTTTGTCTTCATGTTGAGAACGAAAATGTGTCTTTGGAGTTTTGTGCATCATGTTCAAGGAATGCACAAGGAAGTAGCAGTTGA
- the LOC134706809 gene encoding ubiquitin-conjugating enzyme E2 Z-like yields MFERFKIHTYYFLNVKVDKMATSSADETTQSDAGDLLEKISDKWDPCTCRDWENEKPTQQCFLRIKRDIMAIYNEPPPFICIVPDKEDMTKIHALITGPFDTPYEGGFFLFLIRCPPDYPIRPPRVKLLTTGNKEVRFNPNLYKNGKVCLSILGTWAGPAWSPAQSLSSILISIQSLLNEKPYHNEPGFEWERNPGDAQRYNDVIRHETLRVAVCDMLERKCPCPESLYDVMESSFLDYYEYYETVCNSNMSKQGQSMQDPFGDRRKQFDYKGILKRLNVVKNKLEEKLKTKPLSDDEDSDLDTDSSTNR; encoded by the exons ATgtttgaaagatttaaaattcaCACATATTATTTTCTCAATGTGAAAGTAGACAAGATGGCGACTTCCAGTGCAGACGAAACAACACAAAGTGATGCAGGAGATCTTTTGGAAAAAATATCTGATAAATGGGATCCCTGTACCTGTAGAGACTGGGAAAATGAGAAACCAACTCAGCAGTGCTTTCTCAGAATAAAAAG AGACATTATGGCTATTTATAATGAACCACCACCTTTTATCTGTATAGTACCAGACAAAGAAGACATGACAAAg ATTCATGCATTGATCACAGGACCATTTGACACACCATATGAGGGAGGGTTTTTCCTGTTTCTAATTCGATGTCCACCAGATTATCCTATTAGACCTCCTCGAGTAAAACTGCTAACAACAGGCAACAAAGAAGTCAGATTTAATCCAAATCTATACAAAAATGGAAAAGTTTGTTTAAGTATTTTAGG GACATGGGCCGGTCCAGCCTGGAGTCCAGCACAAAGTTTATCAAGTATTTTGATTTCCATACAGTCATTACTGAATGAGAAACCTTACCACAATGAACCAGGATTTGAATgg GAAAGAAATCCTGGAGATGCACAACGATATAATGATGTCATCCGTCATGAAACATTAAGAGTAGCTGTATGTGATATGTTAGAGAGAAAATGTCCATGTCCTGAAAGCTTGTA tGATGTGATGGAATCATCATTTCTAGATTATTACGAATATTATGAAACTGTGTGCAATTCAAACATGTCCAAACAGGGTCAATCAATGCAG GACCCCTTTGGTGACAGAAGGAAGCAATTTGATTACAAAGGAATTTTAAAAAGACTTAATgtagttaaaaataaacttgaaGAGAAACTGAAGACCAAACCATTATCAGATGATGAAGATTCTGATTTAGACACAGACTCCAGTACAAATAGATGA